From Nonlabens sp. Ci31, the proteins below share one genomic window:
- the pfkA gene encoding 6-phosphofructokinase, with amino-acid sequence MNNKINKIGVMTSGGDSPGMNAAIRSVVRTCAFHKTECVGIYRGYQGLIEGDFKEMDARSVNNIINKGGTILKSARSKDFRTKEGRETAFAKAKQKGLDAIVVIGGDGSFTGAMIFSEEFGFPMMGIPGTIDNDIYGTSYTLGYDTALNTVVEAIDKIRDTASSHDRLFFVEVMGRDVGNIALNAGVGAGAEEILIPEENLGKERLIESLKRSRLSGKSSSIVVVAEGDKTGDNVFELKDYVEANLPEYDVRVSVLGHMQRGGSPSCFDRVLASRMGVKAVESLLEGKTNYMVGIRDTQMVLCPIDQAVKGKTDIDKELIRVSDIMTT; translated from the coding sequence ATGAACAATAAGATTAATAAAATAGGGGTGATGACTTCTGGAGGTGATTCTCCTGGTATGAACGCTGCCATCAGGTCGGTGGTCCGTACCTGTGCTTTTCACAAAACTGAGTGCGTTGGGATCTATAGAGGTTACCAAGGTTTAATAGAAGGTGACTTTAAAGAAATGGACGCTCGTAGTGTAAATAATATTATTAATAAAGGTGGTACTATTCTTAAAAGTGCTCGCTCTAAAGATTTTAGGACTAAAGAAGGTCGTGAAACCGCTTTCGCGAAAGCAAAACAAAAAGGACTTGATGCGATAGTAGTAATAGGTGGAGACGGTAGTTTTACCGGTGCCATGATATTTTCTGAAGAATTTGGTTTTCCGATGATGGGGATACCTGGAACTATAGATAATGATATTTACGGAACGTCTTATACATTAGGTTATGACACCGCATTAAATACAGTGGTAGAAGCAATTGACAAAATAAGGGATACAGCAAGTTCCCATGACCGGTTGTTTTTTGTGGAAGTAATGGGACGAGACGTAGGTAATATTGCATTAAATGCTGGAGTAGGAGCAGGAGCAGAAGAAATCTTAATTCCTGAAGAGAATTTAGGAAAGGAACGATTGATTGAAAGTTTGAAAAGATCGAGACTTTCTGGAAAATCATCGAGTATAGTTGTCGTGGCTGAAGGAGATAAAACAGGCGATAATGTTTTTGAACTTAAGGATTACGTAGAAGCTAATTTACCAGAATACGACGTACGTGTGTCTGTCTTAGGTCATATGCAACGCGGTGGATCACCATCCTGTTTTGATCGAGTACTTGCCAGTCGTATGGGGGTAAAAGCAGTAGAAAGTCTGCTAGAAGGAAAAACAAATTATATGGTAGGAATAAGAGATACTCAAATGGTACTTTGCCCTATTGATCAAGCAGTAAAGGGCAAAACAGATATCGATAAAGAATTGATACGAGTGAGTGATATCATGACTACTTAA
- the gap gene encoding type I glyceraldehyde-3-phosphate dehydrogenase: protein MSKKLRLGINGFGRIGRIVFRATLKRENVEVVAINDLVDVEQLAYLLEYDSVHGRYGGTIEIKDGNLIIDGVEVRVTSERDPKNLKWNEVDVDVVADCTGIFTDLDNAQAHIDAGAKKVVISAPSKTVPMFVMGVNDSELTAAHTIVSNASCTTNCLAPMAKVLNDNFGIKEALMTTVHAATATQQTVDAPSKKNYRLGRSAMNNIIPATTGAAVAVTKVIPALKGKLTGMAFRVPTVDVSVVDLTVKLEKETNLEEINAAFKKASRGAMKGVVGYTDEAVVSQDFVGDDRTSIYDAGAAIELNSTFFKLVSWYDNEFGYSSKLVDLAEKVNSL from the coding sequence ATGAGTAAAAAATTGAGATTAGGAATAAACGGATTCGGTCGTATAGGTCGAATAGTTTTTAGAGCTACATTAAAAAGAGAAAATGTAGAAGTTGTTGCTATCAATGACTTGGTAGATGTAGAACAATTAGCTTATTTACTAGAGTATGACTCCGTTCACGGACGTTATGGCGGTACGATCGAGATCAAAGATGGTAACTTAATCATTGATGGTGTGGAAGTACGTGTGACTAGTGAGCGCGATCCAAAAAACCTAAAATGGAACGAAGTGGACGTGGACGTAGTTGCAGATTGTACAGGAATCTTTACAGATCTTGACAATGCACAAGCCCATATCGATGCTGGTGCTAAAAAGGTAGTAATATCTGCTCCATCTAAAACGGTGCCTATGTTTGTAATGGGTGTTAACGATTCAGAATTAACCGCAGCTCATACGATTGTTTCCAATGCGTCTTGTACGACTAACTGTCTTGCGCCTATGGCAAAGGTTCTTAATGACAATTTTGGGATCAAAGAAGCATTAATGACCACGGTACATGCTGCTACCGCTACTCAACAAACAGTGGATGCTCCAAGTAAGAAAAACTACCGTTTAGGGCGTAGTGCAATGAACAATATCATCCCTGCGACTACGGGAGCTGCTGTGGCAGTAACTAAGGTAATACCTGCATTGAAAGGTAAATTGACAGGAATGGCTTTCCGTGTTCCTACAGTAGATGTATCTGTTGTAGATTTAACGGTAAAATTAGAAAAGGAGACCAACCTTGAAGAGATCAATGCTGCTTTTAAGAAAGCGTCTAGAGGTGCTATGAAAGGTGTGGTAGGATATACTGATGAAGCGGTTGTTTCTCAGGACTTCGTAGGTGATGATCGCACAAGTATCTATGATGCTGGTGCTGCCATTGAATTGAATTCTACTTTCTTTAAATTAGTAAGCTGGTATGATAATGAGTTTGGTTACTCTAGCAAGCTAGTGGACCTTGCAGAAAAGGTAAACTCTTTATAA
- a CDS encoding shikimate dehydrogenase family protein, with protein MEKIKIPSSVFGLVGKRLDYSFSRAYFSEKFEKLKLSDHEYRNFEMSREFLLSRFRESVTYHKDSRTTNGKSEIIRGLNVTIPYKQDLLQVVDEWSEEAKIIGAINTIVIEDNVWTGHNTDCYGFGKSLKPFLPIQKNALILGTGGASKAVAYTLETLQIPYLFVSRNPKDEYSIDYKSITKEVMEMVSLIINTTPLGVTPEVSLRPDIPYEYLNSSHILYDLVYNPSLTMFMKLGQQKGAKVINGYQMLVHQAEKAWELWNK; from the coding sequence ATGGAAAAAATAAAAATCCCATCTAGTGTTTTTGGCTTGGTAGGAAAACGTTTGGATTATAGTTTTTCTCGTGCTTATTTTTCTGAGAAATTTGAGAAACTCAAACTTTCTGATCATGAGTATAGAAACTTTGAAATGAGTAGGGAGTTTTTACTGTCCCGCTTTCGCGAAAGCGTCACCTACCACAAAGATTCTCGCACTACAAATGGTAAAAGTGAGATCATTAGGGGGCTTAATGTGACCATTCCTTATAAACAGGACCTGTTGCAAGTGGTTGATGAATGGAGTGAAGAGGCTAAAATTATAGGCGCTATAAATACCATTGTTATTGAAGATAATGTTTGGACAGGTCACAATACCGATTGCTACGGGTTTGGAAAAAGTCTAAAACCCTTCTTACCTATTCAGAAAAATGCCCTTATTTTAGGAACTGGTGGCGCATCAAAAGCCGTGGCTTACACATTAGAAACTCTTCAAATCCCTTACCTATTTGTGAGCAGAAATCCGAAAGATGAGTATAGTATAGATTATAAATCGATTACTAAAGAAGTGATGGAAATGGTAAGCCTTATTATCAACACCACTCCTTTAGGTGTCACTCCAGAGGTGTCCTTGCGACCAGACATTCCTTATGAGTATCTCAATTCTTCTCACATTCTTTATGATCTGGTATACAACCCTTCATTGACTATGTTTATGAAGTTAGGACAGCAAAAAGGCGCAAAAGTTATCAATGGTTATCAAATGTTAGTGCATCAGGCAGAAAAGGCTTGGGAACTTTGGAATAAGTAA
- a CDS encoding adenylosuccinate synthase: MAVDLLLGLQWGDEGKGKIVDVLTSKYDIIARFQGGPNAGHTLEFDGIKHVLRTIPSGIFHEKSMNVIGNGVVIDPVVFIQELEGLKQFDIDFKSKLILSRKAHVILPTHRLLDAASEASKGKAKIGSTLKGIGPTYMDKTGRNGIRLGDLELNSWKEKYRALANKHEELIAFHNVDIQYNLQEMEDEFFKAVEILKELTFIDSEEYLQQAQKNGKTILAEGAQGSLLDIDFGTYPFVTSSNTTAAGACTGLGVAPGQIGEVYGIFKAYTTRVGSGPFPTELFDEVGAKMAKVGHEFGAVTGRPRRCGWLDLVALKYTCQVNGVTQLMMMKGDVLSGFDELKICTAYTYKGKEITHLPYNIEPENVTPVYTVFKCWKEDLTKMRETSQFPKELNAYIDFLEKELEIPIKVISVGPDRTQTIHR; encoded by the coding sequence ATGGCAGTAGATTTATTGCTCGGCCTTCAATGGGGCGACGAGGGAAAAGGTAAGATCGTAGATGTATTAACCTCTAAATACGACATCATCGCTAGATTTCAAGGTGGACCTAATGCAGGTCACACATTAGAATTTGATGGTATAAAACATGTTTTAAGAACGATTCCTTCTGGAATTTTTCATGAGAAATCAATGAACGTTATTGGTAACGGTGTCGTTATAGATCCAGTAGTTTTTATACAAGAGCTGGAAGGTTTAAAACAATTTGATATCGATTTTAAGAGCAAATTGATTCTTTCTAGAAAAGCACATGTCATATTACCCACTCACCGTTTGCTTGATGCTGCTTCTGAGGCTTCCAAAGGAAAAGCAAAAATAGGCTCTACTCTTAAAGGAATAGGTCCGACGTATATGGATAAAACGGGCCGTAATGGTATCCGATTAGGTGATCTAGAATTAAACTCTTGGAAAGAAAAATACAGAGCTCTTGCTAATAAGCATGAAGAATTGATTGCCTTTCATAATGTTGATATACAGTACAACCTTCAAGAAATGGAGGATGAATTCTTTAAAGCTGTAGAAATTTTAAAGGAACTTACCTTTATTGATTCTGAAGAATACTTACAACAAGCACAAAAAAACGGGAAAACTATTCTTGCCGAAGGTGCCCAAGGGTCTTTACTAGATATTGATTTTGGAACTTATCCTTTTGTAACTTCTTCCAATACAACAGCAGCTGGTGCGTGTACTGGTCTAGGAGTTGCTCCTGGTCAGATAGGAGAAGTTTATGGAATCTTCAAAGCCTACACAACTCGTGTAGGAAGTGGTCCTTTCCCGACAGAACTTTTTGATGAGGTAGGTGCTAAAATGGCTAAAGTAGGTCATGAATTTGGTGCTGTTACAGGTAGACCTCGTAGATGTGGTTGGTTAGACCTTGTCGCACTTAAATACACCTGTCAAGTCAACGGAGTAACCCAACTCATGATGATGAAAGGTGATGTGCTTTCTGGTTTTGACGAATTAAAAATTTGTACGGCGTATACCTATAAAGGAAAAGAAATCACTCACTTGCCTTATAATATTGAGCCTGAAAACGTAACACCTGTGTATACGGTGTTTAAATGTTGGAAAGAAGACCTTACTAAAATGAGAGAAACTTCTCAATTTCCCAAAGAATTGAATGCTTATATAGACTTTCTAGAAAAAGAATTAGAAATACCTATTAAGGTGATAAGTGTGGGTCCAGACAGAACACAGACTATTCACAGATAA
- a CDS encoding BadF/BadG/BcrA/BcrD ATPase family protein has translation MILIVDSGSTKSDWIALDKNGNQLFKTRTRGMNPAILSGDQLLERLVESEELVAQKDQVDQVYFYGAGCGTEDPRIALENLLKTYFSNSEVVVKEDTAAAVYAAVGDHPGVVCILGTGSNCCFSDGENIEQRVVSLGYTLMDEASGNWYGKNLLRDYGFKNMPNDLMTKFADSYNMDPDFIKFNLYKQPNPNAYLAKHAEFIFQNLEERYIKKLLRKGLRKFSRNMILQFREEIKSHEVHFVGSIAHFAQARIKQVAAEFGYEVGNIVRRPIDGLVDYHIKKIKSIQ, from the coding sequence ATGATACTTATTGTAGATAGTGGTTCTACCAAGTCTGATTGGATAGCGCTAGATAAAAATGGCAATCAATTATTTAAAACACGTACTCGTGGAATGAATCCTGCTATTCTTTCTGGTGACCAATTGCTGGAGCGCCTTGTAGAAAGTGAAGAACTAGTAGCACAGAAAGACCAAGTAGACCAAGTGTACTTCTATGGAGCAGGTTGTGGTACAGAAGATCCAAGGATAGCTTTAGAAAATTTACTAAAAACATATTTTTCTAACAGTGAGGTAGTTGTTAAAGAAGACACCGCTGCTGCGGTATATGCCGCGGTGGGAGATCATCCAGGTGTGGTTTGTATATTAGGTACAGGATCTAATTGTTGTTTCTCTGATGGAGAAAATATTGAGCAACGTGTGGTTTCTCTAGGCTATACTCTTATGGACGAAGCGAGCGGTAACTGGTATGGAAAGAATCTACTAAGAGATTATGGTTTTAAAAACATGCCTAACGACTTAATGACCAAGTTTGCAGACTCCTACAATATGGATCCTGATTTTATTAAGTTTAACCTTTATAAGCAACCTAATCCCAATGCATATTTAGCAAAGCACGCAGAATTTATATTTCAAAACTTAGAAGAGCGGTATATTAAGAAGCTCTTGAGAAAAGGCTTGCGTAAATTCTCCCGTAATATGATTTTACAATTTAGAGAAGAGATCAAGTCTCATGAAGTTCATTTCGTGGGCAGTATTGCTCATTTTGCCCAGGCAAGAATTAAACAAGTTGCTGCTGAGTTTGGTTATGAGGTAGGTAATATAGTGCGCAGACCTATAGATGGTCTGGTTGATTATCATATCAAAAAGATAAAATCAATCCAATAG
- a CDS encoding DUF368 domain-containing protein — translation MRQSTRNFNDKLFLVLKGIAMGTANKVPGISGGVVAYVGGFYEEFIYSLQKLNLKALKLLLTGRFGIFFDYINGRFLSLLILGEALSYFTVSKGFDLLIQYYPILVWATFFGMILGSIYYISINYGEWTRRNVLLLITGILIGVGTSLLDPARQNTNLIFVFFCGMVSISGMTLPGLSGSFILILLGNYVLLLVDSINAFFDTMVAILQGDFSWWFDPARMDMLAILASFVLGSIVGLISLSHLLGWTIKHYRNETNGMIIGFITGSLGVVWPWKKEVYQLTDAGKIAIDASGKKILENYSRYWPEINDTHTWIAFLMIILGLLSVYLLDRYGKNKNPI, via the coding sequence TTGCGACAATCTACGAGAAACTTCAACGATAAACTTTTCCTTGTTCTTAAAGGAATAGCTATGGGGACCGCAAATAAGGTTCCCGGAATCAGTGGTGGTGTCGTAGCTTATGTAGGTGGATTCTACGAAGAGTTCATTTACTCCTTACAAAAACTCAACCTGAAGGCATTAAAGTTGCTCCTCACAGGCAGGTTCGGTATTTTTTTTGATTATATCAACGGGCGGTTTTTATCCTTACTTATTTTAGGTGAAGCACTCAGCTATTTTACCGTAAGCAAAGGATTTGATTTACTGATACAGTACTACCCTATTTTAGTTTGGGCCACCTTTTTTGGAATGATATTAGGCTCCATTTACTACATATCTATAAATTATGGAGAATGGACTCGTCGGAATGTACTGCTCTTAATCACTGGTATTCTTATAGGAGTAGGTACTTCCCTACTCGATCCTGCAAGACAAAATACCAATTTGATTTTTGTTTTCTTTTGTGGGATGGTCAGTATTTCTGGGATGACATTACCTGGGTTAAGTGGTAGTTTTATCTTGATATTACTAGGTAATTACGTATTGCTATTGGTAGACAGTATCAATGCTTTTTTTGATACCATGGTTGCCATTTTACAAGGCGATTTTTCTTGGTGGTTTGATCCTGCTCGCATGGATATGCTCGCCATTCTTGCTTCATTTGTCCTAGGTTCTATTGTAGGTCTTATCAGTCTCTCTCACCTTTTAGGCTGGACTATTAAACATTACCGCAATGAAACAAATGGGATGATTATAGGATTTATAACCGGTTCTCTTGGTGTGGTGTGGCCATGGAAAAAAGAAGTATATCAGTTGACTGATGCTGGAAAAATTGCTATTGATGCCTCTGGAAAGAAAATTTTAGAAAATTACAGCCGTTACTGGCCTGAAATTAATGACACCCACACTTGGATTGCCTTTTTGATGATCATTTTAGGACTTTTAAGTGTTTATTTATTAGACCGTTATGGAAAAAATAAAAATCCCATCTAG
- a CDS encoding DUF368 domain-containing protein has product MSVKRYLTIATKGLLMGAADVVPGVSGGTIAFITGIYEELIKTIDGIDFQLFKDLFKIGFKNTIAKFNLGFLLALLTGIAISILSLSKLLTYLLQHHSVLLWSFFFGLVLASVLYIAKQISSWNTGVITAIIVGTVLSYYVTIAEPLGSPDSWWYIIFSGFIAIIAMILPGVSGAFLLLLLGSYKTVLGSISGLLEAVLDGEWSQAFDYFINLFLFAIGCVLGLKVFSRLLTWLFEHQKNLTLALLTGFMIGSLNKLWPWKEVLKYRIDSHGEEVPFLEKSISPISFDGDPQILYVIFLTLIGFVLILALEKWANKKTA; this is encoded by the coding sequence ATGTCAGTAAAAAGATACCTAACTATCGCTACAAAAGGGCTTCTTATGGGAGCCGCAGATGTTGTTCCTGGAGTTTCTGGAGGTACCATTGCTTTTATTACTGGGATTTATGAAGAATTGATCAAAACCATCGACGGCATTGACTTTCAATTATTCAAAGACCTATTTAAAATCGGGTTTAAAAATACCATTGCTAAATTCAATCTTGGTTTCCTGCTCGCACTTCTTACAGGAATTGCGATTAGTATACTTAGTCTTTCTAAATTACTGACCTATTTATTGCAACATCATTCAGTTTTGCTCTGGTCGTTCTTTTTTGGATTGGTGCTCGCTAGTGTGCTCTATATAGCAAAACAAATTTCTTCTTGGAACACAGGTGTAATTACCGCTATTATAGTAGGTACCGTTCTTTCTTATTACGTCACTATTGCAGAGCCTTTAGGGTCGCCAGATAGCTGGTGGTACATTATCTTCTCTGGTTTTATCGCTATTATCGCTATGATTTTACCAGGAGTTTCAGGAGCTTTTTTATTATTACTATTAGGAAGTTATAAAACAGTGCTTGGTTCTATTTCTGGATTGTTAGAAGCTGTTCTAGATGGAGAATGGAGTCAGGCATTTGATTACTTTATAAATCTATTCCTATTTGCTATAGGTTGTGTTCTTGGTCTTAAAGTGTTTTCAAGACTGCTTACCTGGCTTTTTGAACATCAAAAAAACCTAACTTTAGCATTGCTTACCGGTTTTATGATTGGTTCCTTAAACAAATTATGGCCGTGGAAAGAGGTTCTCAAGTATCGAATAGACAGTCATGGAGAAGAGGTTCCTTTTTTAGAGAAAAGTATCTCTCCTATTTCTTTTGACGGTGACCCACAGATATTATACGTAATTTTTCTAACCCTTATTGGATTTGTATTGATCCTTGCTTTGGAAAAATGGGCAAATAAAAAAACAGCATAA
- a CDS encoding CIA30 family protein: MKKATKLIPTEINFGIHQYRYRWLTFDDKATGGKSTSELEYHHDRITYTGTIRNINNSAWSCMRSNKIDQDLSLYSLIEITLKTDGRPYAFEMEYNEGWQNEKLGYMIHTLAHHWTTVQLPIAEFKHVKLRKILDKELDTSVLTQVLRYNFHVAEEIKGPFLLEIARIRFL; this comes from the coding sequence ATGAAAAAAGCAACTAAATTAATACCTACGGAAATAAATTTCGGTATACATCAATATCGTTACCGCTGGCTCACCTTTGATGACAAGGCAACTGGTGGAAAATCTACCAGTGAATTGGAATATCATCACGACCGCATTACCTATACCGGTACCATAAGAAATATCAACAACTCTGCATGGAGCTGTATGAGATCTAATAAAATAGATCAAGATTTAAGCCTGTACTCTCTTATAGAAATAACATTAAAAACAGATGGACGTCCTTACGCGTTTGAAATGGAGTATAATGAAGGATGGCAAAATGAAAAATTAGGCTATATGATTCATACGTTAGCTCATCATTGGACAACTGTACAACTTCCTATTGCTGAATTCAAACATGTAAAATTAAGAAAAATACTAGATAAGGAATTAGATACATCTGTTTTGACTCAAGTACTCAGATATAATTTTCATGTAGCCGAAGAGATTAAAGGACCGTTTTTATTAGAAATAGCAAGGATTAGATTCCTTTAA
- a CDS encoding DUF349 domain-containing protein has protein sequence MEKNDNLQDADGNTPEMDQRKQEAQDALENAMVEEASSRQQAAEGQETNDSDDASTEPVKVGSNKVLERLEDASTTHEDAILEEKKTVEKAADTIVEVDEDEDDNEPEDDSVKEITEKDYDSMEMPALIVELRHLMQEYPINSFRSQAEDIKKAFESADTDAKKEAQDKFKEENPPSDDAPTPQFEYKNSHATEFYDLHSLYRKQKGQFQRDKRKQQEVNLEKRREIIEGIKQLINQEENIGTTFKKFHSLQEEWKATGNIPHDAYNITWEDYRLATQNFYDYIDLSKELRDKDFERNLEFRKKIIARAIELGDEENIHKALRELQELHRMWKEDSGPVAKEERDPIWDEFSAATKVIHDKRQAYYDERDKMSVHHQLVKENIVAEIAKITTKGAKNHKEWQDRLEEINVLRELFTSTGPAPKVVNNELWNQFRARTREFNKVKNDFYKGLKKEQQDNLDAKMKLIAIAEEHQDNENFAEGLQVMKRIQAEWKQIGHVPRKDSDKIWKRFQKACNAFFEKKTAQKNEDSKEEVENFEAKMKVYDALKEMIPQDDKAIMLTEVEKHMVSWATIGRVPYSKRMIQDKFEKLLHAKLKAAGLSAVDAEMLKYQNKLASLKNGDDQDFKNERFYLKKRRNEIQDEMRQLENNLQFINAKDDKNPFLVQQRKNIAELSKELDVIKEKQKQLNILQRQMIKEEEEATAENEASNEEETSESTE, from the coding sequence ATGGAAAAGAATGACAACCTGCAAGACGCAGATGGAAACACACCAGAAATGGATCAAAGGAAACAAGAAGCACAAGATGCTTTAGAAAATGCTATGGTAGAAGAAGCTAGCTCGCGTCAACAAGCTGCTGAAGGTCAAGAGACTAATGACAGTGATGATGCGAGTACAGAACCGGTAAAAGTAGGTTCTAATAAAGTATTAGAAAGACTAGAAGATGCTTCTACCACTCATGAAGATGCCATCCTAGAAGAAAAGAAAACGGTAGAGAAAGCTGCTGACACGATTGTAGAAGTAGACGAAGATGAAGACGATAACGAGCCAGAAGACGATAGTGTAAAGGAAATCACAGAAAAAGATTATGATTCCATGGAAATGCCAGCTCTTATTGTAGAGTTAAGACATTTAATGCAGGAATATCCTATCAATAGTTTTAGATCACAAGCTGAGGACATCAAAAAAGCCTTTGAAAGCGCAGATACTGACGCAAAAAAAGAGGCTCAAGATAAATTCAAAGAGGAAAATCCACCTAGTGATGATGCTCCTACTCCTCAATTTGAATATAAAAACTCACATGCAACAGAATTCTATGATTTACACTCCTTATATAGAAAACAAAAAGGACAATTTCAAAGAGATAAACGCAAACAACAAGAAGTAAATCTTGAAAAGCGTCGAGAGATAATAGAAGGGATCAAACAACTGATCAATCAAGAGGAAAATATAGGGACAACATTTAAGAAGTTTCATTCCCTTCAAGAAGAATGGAAAGCAACCGGTAACATACCTCACGATGCTTACAACATCACTTGGGAAGATTACCGCCTAGCAACCCAAAATTTTTATGATTATATAGATCTCAGTAAAGAGCTGAGAGATAAAGATTTTGAACGCAACCTAGAATTTAGAAAGAAAATCATCGCTCGTGCGATTGAATTAGGTGATGAAGAAAACATACATAAAGCACTGAGAGAATTACAGGAACTTCACCGCATGTGGAAGGAAGATTCTGGACCTGTAGCAAAAGAAGAGCGCGATCCTATTTGGGACGAATTTAGTGCAGCCACAAAAGTCATTCATGATAAGCGCCAAGCTTATTACGATGAACGTGATAAAATGAGTGTGCACCACCAGCTGGTAAAGGAAAATATTGTTGCAGAAATTGCAAAAATAACTACTAAAGGTGCAAAAAACCACAAAGAATGGCAAGACAGATTGGAAGAAATAAATGTCTTAAGAGAGTTGTTTACTTCTACCGGTCCTGCACCTAAAGTTGTTAATAATGAATTGTGGAACCAGTTTAGAGCTAGAACTAGAGAATTCAATAAGGTCAAAAACGATTTCTATAAAGGTCTTAAGAAAGAACAACAAGATAATCTGGATGCAAAAATGAAGTTGATTGCAATTGCTGAAGAGCATCAAGACAACGAGAATTTTGCTGAAGGATTACAGGTCATGAAACGCATACAGGCAGAATGGAAACAAATAGGTCATGTACCTAGAAAAGACAGTGATAAGATCTGGAAACGTTTTCAAAAGGCTTGTAATGCATTCTTTGAAAAGAAAACTGCACAGAAAAATGAAGATAGTAAGGAAGAAGTAGAGAATTTTGAAGCTAAGATGAAAGTCTACGATGCTTTAAAAGAAATGATTCCTCAGGATGATAAAGCAATAATGCTAACTGAAGTAGAAAAACACATGGTATCTTGGGCAACTATAGGGCGTGTTCCTTATAGCAAACGTATGATCCAAGATAAATTTGAAAAATTGCTTCATGCAAAGTTGAAAGCCGCAGGATTAAGTGCTGTAGATGCTGAAATGTTAAAATATCAAAACAAATTAGCAAGTTTAAAGAATGGCGATGATCAAGATTTCAAAAACGAACGTTTCTATTTAAAGAAAAGACGTAATGAGATTCAAGATGAAATGAGACAACTGGAAAACAATCTTCAATTTATCAATGCTAAAGATGATAAGAACCCATTTTTAGTACAACAAAGAAAGAATATTGCGGAGTTATCTAAGGAACTAGACGTGATCAAAGAAAAGCAGAAGCAATTAAATATCCTTCAACGACAAATGATAAAAGAAGAAGAGGAAGCCACTGCAGAAAACGAAGCTTCTAATGAAGAAGAGACTTCTGAGTCTACAGAATAA